Proteins from a single region of Streptomyces spectabilis:
- the rplL gene encoding 50S ribosomal protein L7/L12, protein MAKLTQDELLAQFEEMTLIELSEFVKAFEEKFDVTAAAAAPVVVAGGAAGGAAAAAEEEQDEFDVILTGAGDKKIQVIKVVRELTSLGLKEAKDLVDGTPKPVLEKVAKDAAEKAAEALKGAGASVEVK, encoded by the coding sequence ATGGCGAAGCTCACCCAGGACGAGCTGCTCGCGCAGTTCGAGGAGATGACCCTCATCGAGCTCTCCGAGTTCGTGAAGGCCTTCGAGGAGAAGTTCGACGTCACCGCCGCCGCTGCCGCGCCGGTCGTCGTCGCCGGTGGTGCCGCTGGTGGCGCCGCTGCCGCCGCCGAGGAGGAGCAGGACGAGTTCGACGTCATCCTCACCGGTGCCGGCGACAAGAAGATCCAGGTCATCAAGGTCGTGCGTGAGCTGACCTCCCTGGGCCTGAAGGAGGCCAAGGACCTCGTCGACGGCACCCCGAAGCCGGTCCTCGAGAAGGTCGCCAAGGACGCCGCGGAGAAGGCCGCCGAGGCCCTCAAGGGCGCCGGCGCCTCCGTCGAGGTCAAGTAA